A region from the Halomarina litorea genome encodes:
- a CDS encoding MBL fold metallo-hydrolase, producing the protein MAIGDLHHVESGNCEDLYYVDVGLFDTPEYGSVYLLDAERPAVVDTGTGANYEVVLDGLAELGVAPEDLAAIAVTHVHLDHAGGAGYLARECENASVVVYERGARHLADPSRLVAGTKQVVGDRWRHYADPLPIDEDRMTVVDDGDVVDLGDHQLEVHRAPGHAPHQVVFFDPANDAVFTADAAGIYVPSQDTVEPTTPPVNFDLDQSLADVEMLRSLDPEVLLYGHFGDAPAAARLTEYAETLSAWVEEIRAVRERLGDDEAVVEHFVERTEMADAWGDEQARIEAELNVRGVLVALDREK; encoded by the coding sequence ATGGCCATCGGTGACCTCCACCACGTCGAGTCGGGAAACTGCGAGGACCTCTACTACGTGGACGTCGGACTGTTCGACACCCCCGAGTACGGGTCGGTCTACCTGCTGGACGCGGAGCGACCCGCCGTCGTCGACACCGGGACGGGCGCGAACTACGAGGTCGTCCTCGACGGTCTCGCGGAACTCGGCGTCGCCCCCGAGGACCTCGCGGCCATCGCCGTCACGCACGTCCACCTCGACCACGCCGGCGGCGCGGGCTACCTCGCCCGCGAGTGCGAGAACGCCTCGGTGGTCGTCTACGAACGCGGCGCGCGCCACCTCGCGGACCCCTCCCGGCTGGTCGCGGGGACGAAACAGGTCGTCGGGGACCGCTGGCGACACTACGCCGACCCCCTCCCCATCGACGAGGACCGGATGACCGTCGTGGACGACGGCGACGTGGTCGACCTCGGCGACCACCAGCTGGAGGTCCACCGCGCGCCGGGCCACGCCCCCCACCAGGTCGTGTTCTTCGACCCGGCGAACGACGCCGTCTTCACGGCGGACGCGGCGGGCATCTACGTACCGAGCCAGGACACCGTCGAACCGACGACGCCGCCGGTCAACTTCGACCTCGACCAGTCGCTCGCGGACGTGGAGATGCTCCGGAGTCTCGACCCGGAGGTCCTCCTCTACGGCCACTTCGGGGACGCGCCCGCCGCCGCCCGACTGACGGAGTACGCCGAGACGCTCTCGGCGTGGGTCGAGGAGATTCGCGCGGTCCGCGAGCGACTCGGCGACGACGAGGCCGTCGTCGAGCACTTCGTCGAACGGACGGAGATGGCCGACGCCTGGGGCGACGAACAGGCCCGCATCGAGGCCGAACTGAACGTCAGGGGCGTCCTCGTCGCCCTCGACCGCGAGAAGTGA
- a CDS encoding cyclase family protein — protein sequence MSEEHAHDDCDCASTGIDRRGFVKGCGAALAFAAAGTSLETVAAQENSADVAELLDPLPSNWGRWGEDDELGALNLLDGETAYRGMLAAVQGGPKNVGRFTLQLSMTGEVINPDPDQPDVLFPNADGSGPQWPSTDTGDPAFPPRTPARRTNTTGEGGSEVAGGIAFVDDKFAADFFLQGTTHVDALGHAWYGDQIYNGFSTDTTNAVKQFDTALAGTTNADAVPDDPASTLEPFSETTGLSKAGITNAAEAGIAGRGVLLDVGRHLDVSDEKGRLPLGYGITLEDLQSTAEAQGVDVEERDILLIRTGAVERTRDPEAEWAPLQEPGLAFSEELVEWFAEKDIPYVGADNLAVEKVAQTIDGETYVIPLHGAFLRNLGVTINEILWLKELGAACAEDGVYDFLFTAAPLKVERGTGAPVNPVVLKATGRDDDDSPGDDDGENESGDDNGGQRDDDESDDPPGDDNGGDNDDTDD from the coding sequence ATGTCAGAGGAACACGCGCACGACGACTGCGACTGTGCATCGACCGGAATCGACCGACGTGGCTTCGTCAAGGGGTGTGGCGCGGCGCTGGCGTTCGCCGCCGCGGGGACGAGTCTGGAGACGGTAGCGGCCCAGGAGAACTCCGCCGACGTCGCCGAACTGCTCGACCCCCTCCCCTCGAACTGGGGGCGCTGGGGCGAGGACGACGAACTCGGCGCGCTGAACCTGCTCGACGGCGAGACGGCCTACCGGGGGATGCTCGCCGCGGTGCAGGGCGGCCCGAAGAACGTGGGCCGGTTCACTCTCCAGCTCTCGATGACCGGCGAGGTCATCAACCCCGACCCGGACCAGCCGGACGTGCTGTTCCCGAACGCCGACGGGAGCGGCCCGCAGTGGCCGAGTACGGACACGGGCGACCCGGCGTTCCCGCCGCGCACGCCCGCCCGACGGACCAACACCACCGGCGAGGGCGGATCGGAAGTCGCGGGCGGCATCGCGTTCGTCGACGACAAGTTCGCCGCCGACTTCTTCCTGCAGGGGACGACGCACGTCGACGCCCTCGGCCACGCGTGGTACGGCGACCAGATATACAACGGCTTCTCGACGGACACGACGAACGCGGTCAAGCAGTTCGACACCGCACTCGCAGGGACGACGAACGCGGACGCGGTTCCCGACGACCCCGCCTCGACGCTGGAACCGTTCTCCGAGACGACGGGCCTGAGCAAGGCCGGAATCACCAACGCCGCCGAGGCGGGCATCGCCGGCCGCGGCGTCCTCCTCGACGTGGGCCGCCACCTCGACGTGAGCGACGAGAAGGGCCGCCTCCCGCTGGGATACGGCATCACGCTGGAGGACCTGCAGAGCACCGCCGAGGCGCAGGGCGTCGACGTCGAGGAACGCGACATCCTCCTCATCCGGACGGGGGCCGTCGAACGCACCCGTGACCCCGAGGCGGAGTGGGCACCGCTGCAGGAGCCCGGCCTCGCGTTCAGCGAGGAACTCGTCGAGTGGTTCGCCGAGAAGGACATCCCGTACGTCGGCGCGGACAACCTCGCCGTCGAGAAGGTCGCCCAGACCATCGACGGGGAGACGTACGTCATCCCGCTGCACGGCGCGTTCCTGCGCAACCTCGGGGTCACCATCAACGAGATTCTCTGGCTGAAGGAGCTGGGAGCCGCCTGCGCCGAGGACGGCGTCTACGACTTCCTGTTCACCGCCGCGCCCCTGAAGGTCGAACGCGGGACCGGCGCGCCCGTCAACCCCGTCGTGCTGAAGGCCACCGGACGGGACGACGACGATTCGCCGGGGGACGACGACGGCGAGAACGAATCCGGCGACGACAATGGCGGCCAGCGAGACGACGACGAGTCGGACGACCCGCCGGGCGACGACAACGGCGGGGACAACGACGACACTGACGACTGA
- a CDS encoding acyl-CoA synthetase has protein sequence MRGERLDAYWFHEREWESYDDLLAAFEWEVPERFNMAHYVCDRWADGEDGDRTALLSERETGERASYTFAELATLTDGLAGHLRAQGVGRGDRVGVNAPQTPETAIAHIACWKLGAVSVPLSTLFGTEGLRYRLDDADAVACVVHESNVETFRDVVGEFDFRSVLTVGVPEGELAGEERDFWTAVESADPVDEAVETDAEEDAIVIYTSGTTGDPKGVRHAHRVLLGNLPLFVTAFCDMEMHDDDVYWTPSEWAWVATLFDVLFPGLFYGKPVLAYDGGPFDPETAFDLVERHGVTNFFAPPTALRMMMQAGTSGYDLSSVRVVPSGGESLGESVVEWAAETFDGAAVHEGYGQTEANMIVGDCTALTESREGAIGPPAPGHEVAILDPESLERLPPGETGEIAVRYEGDPVCFVEYLGKPEATRNKVREGWLLTEDLGVMDEDDYVTFVGRADTVIISAGYRIGPVEIEEALATHEAVADAGVIGVPDDERGEVPKAFVVLSSGFEASEALAAALRDHVKDRLARYEYPREVEFVADLPKTTSGKVRRVELEEREGLR, from the coding sequence GGAGAGGACGGCGACCGGACGGCGCTCCTCTCGGAGCGCGAGACCGGGGAACGGGCCTCCTACACGTTCGCCGAACTCGCGACCCTCACCGACGGACTCGCGGGTCACCTCCGGGCGCAGGGGGTCGGTCGCGGCGACCGGGTCGGCGTCAACGCCCCGCAGACCCCGGAGACGGCCATCGCCCACATCGCCTGCTGGAAGCTCGGGGCGGTGTCGGTCCCCCTCTCGACGCTGTTCGGCACCGAGGGCCTCCGATACCGGCTGGACGACGCCGACGCCGTCGCCTGCGTCGTCCACGAGTCGAACGTCGAGACGTTCCGGGACGTGGTCGGGGAGTTCGACTTCCGGTCGGTGCTCACCGTCGGGGTCCCCGAGGGTGAACTGGCGGGCGAGGAACGGGACTTCTGGACCGCCGTCGAGTCGGCGGACCCGGTCGACGAGGCCGTCGAGACCGACGCCGAGGAGGACGCCATCGTCATCTACACCTCGGGGACGACGGGCGACCCGAAGGGCGTGCGCCACGCCCACCGGGTCCTGCTGGGGAACCTGCCGCTGTTCGTCACGGCCTTCTGCGACATGGAGATGCACGACGACGACGTGTACTGGACGCCCTCGGAGTGGGCGTGGGTCGCCACGCTGTTCGACGTGCTCTTCCCGGGGCTGTTCTACGGCAAGCCGGTCCTCGCGTACGACGGCGGGCCGTTCGACCCGGAGACGGCGTTCGACCTCGTGGAGCGCCACGGGGTGACGAACTTCTTCGCGCCGCCGACGGCCCTCCGGATGATGATGCAGGCGGGCACCTCGGGCTACGACCTCTCGTCGGTCCGGGTGGTCCCGAGCGGCGGCGAGTCGCTCGGCGAGAGCGTCGTCGAGTGGGCCGCCGAGACGTTCGACGGCGCGGCCGTCCACGAGGGGTACGGCCAGACGGAGGCGAACATGATCGTCGGCGACTGCACCGCCCTCACGGAGTCCCGCGAGGGGGCCATCGGCCCGCCCGCGCCGGGCCACGAGGTGGCGATTCTCGACCCCGAGTCGCTGGAGCGTCTCCCCCCGGGCGAGACGGGCGAAATCGCCGTCCGCTACGAGGGCGATCCGGTCTGCTTCGTGGAGTACCTCGGCAAGCCGGAGGCGACGCGAAACAAGGTCCGCGAGGGCTGGTTGCTCACCGAGGACCTCGGCGTGATGGACGAAGACGACTACGTCACGTTCGTCGGGCGGGCGGACACGGTCATCATCTCCGCCGGGTATCGCATCGGTCCCGTCGAGATAGAGGAGGCACTCGCCACCCACGAGGCCGTCGCGGACGCGGGCGTCATCGGCGTCCCCGACGACGAACGCGGCGAGGTGCCGAAGGCGTTCGTCGTCCTCTCGTCCGGGTTCGAGGCGAGCGAGGCCCTCGCGGCGGCCCTCCGCGACCACGTGAAGGACCGACTGGCGAGATACGAGTACCCCCGCGAGGTCGAGTTCGTCGCCGACCTCCCGAAGACGACCAGCGGGAAGGTACGCCGCGTCGAACTCGAGGAGCGAGAGGGACTCAGGTAG